A window of Mus pahari chromosome 7, PAHARI_EIJ_v1.1, whole genome shotgun sequence contains these coding sequences:
- the Slc25a47 gene encoding solute carrier family 25 member 47 produces MDFVAGAIGGVCGVAVGYPLDTVKVRIQTEAKYTSIWHCIRDTYCRERVWGFYRGLSLPVCTVSLVSSVSFGTYHHCLAHICRFRYGSADAKPTKADITLSGCASGLVRVFLTSPTEVAKVRLQTQAQTQTQQRRTSASWTSGAPALCPAPTACLEPRPKYSGPLHCLVTVAREEGVRGLYKGSSALLLREGHSFATYFLSYALLCEWLTPAGQSQPDVLGVLVAGGCAGVLAWAVATPMDVIKSRLQADGQGQQRYRGLLHCVVTSVREEGPRVLFKGLALNCCRAFPVNMVVFVAYEAVLRLTQSLLT; encoded by the exons GAGTCTGCGGTGTTGCTGTGGGCTACCCTCTGGATACAGTGAAG GTCAGAATTCAGACGGAGGCCAAATACACAAGCATCTGGCATTGCATCCGGGACACATATTGTCGAGAGCGG GTGTGGGGCTTCTACAGGGGTCTCTCACTGCCCGTGTGCACCGTGTCCCTGGTGTCATCTGTATCTTTTGGTAcctaccaccactgcctggctcacatCTGCCGCTTCCGGTACGGCAGCGCAGACGCCAAGCCCACCAAGGCTGATATCACACTCTCAGGATGTGCCTCGGGCCTTGTCCGG GTGTTCCTGACATCACCCACTGAGGTGGCCAAAGTCCGCCTGCAGACACAGGCCCAAACTCAGACACAGCAGCGGCGGACCTCGGCCTCCTGGACATCTGGGGCTCCCGCTTTGTGTCCCGCACCCACTGCTTGCTTGGAGCCCAGGCCTAAGTACAGTGGGCCGCTGCACTGTTTAGTCACAGTGGCCCGAGAGGAAGGGGTTCGGGGACTCTACAAGGGCAGCTCGGCTCTGCTCCTTCGTGAAGGTCACTCCTTTGCCACATACTTTCTCTCCTATGCTCTGCTCTGCGAGTGGCTCACCCCTGCTGGCCAAAGTCAGCCAG ATGTCCTAGGCGTGTTGGTGGCTGGAGGCTGCGCTGGGGTCCTGGCCTGGGCTGTGGCCACCCCCATGGATGTGATCAAGTCACGCCTGCAGGCAGATGGGCAGGGCCAGCAGCGCTACCGGGGCCTCCTGCACTGTGTGGTGACCAGTGTGCGGGAAGAGGGTCCCAGGGTGCTCTTCAAGGGACTGGCGCTCAACTGCTGTCGCGCCTTTCCTGTCAACATGGTGGTCTTTGTGGCGTATGAGGCTGTGCTGAGGCTCACGCAGAGCCTGCTCACATAG
- the Wars gene encoding tryptophan--tRNA ligase, cytoplasmic, producing MADMPSGESCTSPLELFNSIATQGELVRSLKAGNAPKDEIDSAVKMLLSLKMSYKAAMGEEYRAGCPPGNPTAGKNSDPDATKASEDFVDPWTVRTSSAKGIDYDKLIVQFGSSKIDKELINRIERATGQRPHRFLRRGIFFSHRDMNQILDAYENKKPFYLYTGRGPSSEAMHLGHLVPFIFTKWLQDVFNVPLVIQMSDDEKYLWKDLTLEQAYSYTVENAKDIIACGFDINKTFIFSDLEYMGQSPGFYKNVVKIQKHVTFNQVKGIFGFTDSDCIGKISFPAVQAAPSFSNSFPKIFRDRTDIQCLIPCAIDQDPYFRMTRDVAPRLGHPKPALLHSTFFPALQGAQTKMSASDPNSSIFLTDTAKQIKSKVNKHAFSGGRDTVEEHRQFGGNCEVDVSFMYLTFFLEDDDRLEQIRKDYTSGAMLTGELKKTLIDVLQPLIAEHQARRKAVTEETVKEFMTPRQLSFHFQ from the exons GATGAGATTGATTCTGCAGTAAAGATGTTGTTATCATTAAAAATGAGCTATAAGGCTGCCATGGGGGAGGAGTACAGGGCTGGCTGCCCTCCTGGGAACCCAACAGCTGGGAAGAATAGTGACCCAGATGCCACAAAAGCCAGCGAGGATTTTGTGGACCCTTGGACAGTGCGGACAAGCAGTGCAAAAGGCATCGACTATGACAAGCTCATTG TTCAGTTTGGAAGCAGCAAAATTGACAAAGAGCTGATAAACCGAATAGAACGAGCCACTGGCCAAAGACCGCACCGCTTCCTGCGCCGGGGCATCTTCTTCTCCCACCG aGATATGAATCAAATTCTGGATGCCTATGAAAATAAGAAGCCGTTTTACCTGTACACGGGCAGGGGCCCCTCCTCTGAAGCAATGCATCTGGGTCATCTCGTCCCGTTTATTTTCACAAA GTGGCTGCAGGATGTGTTCAATGTGCCTTTGGTCATCCAGATGTCTGATGATGAGAAGTACCTGTGGAAGGATCTGACGCTGGAGCAGGCCTACAGCTACACCGTGGAAAATGCAAAGGACATCATTGCCTGTGGCTTTGACATCAACAAAACTTTCATCTTCTCTGATCTTGAGTATATGGG GCAGAGCCCAGGCTTCTACAAGAATGTGGTGAAGATTCAAAAGCATGTCACTTTCAACCAAGTGAAGGGAATTTTCGGCTTTACGGACAGTGACTGCATTG GGAAGATCAGTTTCCCTGCTGTCCAGGCTGCCCCTTCGTTCAGCAACTCTTTCCCGAAGATCTTCCGAGACAGGACGGATATCCAGTGCCTCATCCCGTGTGCCATCGACCAGGATCCGTACTTCAGAATGACGAGGGACGTGGCCCCCAGGCTCGGTCACCCTAAGCCAGCCCTGCTGCACTCGACCTTCTTCCCTGCCCTGCAGGGCGCTCAGACCAAGATGAGCGCGAGTGACCCCaactcctccatcttcctcaccGACACGGCCAAGCAGATCAAGAGCAAG GTCAACAAGCATGCATTTTCTGGAGGAAGAGACACTGTGGAGGAGCACAGGCAGTTTGGGGGCAACTGTGAGGTGGATGTGTCCTTCATGTATCTGACCTTCTTCCTTGAAGATGACGACAGGCTGGAGCAGATCAGAAAG GATTACACCAGTGGAGCCATGCTCACTGGGGAGCTCAAGAAGACACTCATAGACGTCCTTCAGCCCCTGATTGCGGAGCACCAGGCCCGACGCAAGGCGGTCACTGAGGAGACTGTGAAGGAGTTCATGACACCCCGGCAGCTGTCCTTCCACTTCCAGTAA